A stretch of Halichondria panicea chromosome 1, odHalPani1.1, whole genome shotgun sequence DNA encodes these proteins:
- the LOC135345713 gene encoding uncharacterized protein LOC135345713 isoform X8 translates to MIKFLTMVRLAQVVFRMAPLLLTFGLCQEVRVVVGDESICRFFDDPSGLKRHFIHTLDGFTCDVIGTDNDCVEELRRRGVVTGDCGLLTSTYSKCLVNRTLIANECCHQGQQQNCSNGTTGLTDISTAATSTVPNLNSTADIPDPPMKDDNDPYIPVYYVFGIIIALIIVVVAVVFSVWCYHKYKLKCVSPSVRDDPGGDNPPNQVGNPIVAIPMENRGAAGARGIDTDGRRQSSPSQEKSQDASQDGSQVPSTTDTKLSAKENELRRRKLPTEETRQEITKEDSDWLPTRTAAPFSEDSGKGCTSKSVMQPFPNTYKPPTVDSIVLDMSSPNVPTASQASDDGNSSYVPTPPKSSSLVRKQDLVTAHMSHLECKDGTQEKPSMSSVVQGYMQSLDQDDQEADAFVVQQKVKVGGDISSAVAHKQRSCFKSGGTDDETHGSVSGKGPLKKHKFPPAHFGNVGVAIICALTLATFVCHGRGYTSTTLHPSLAYKYRWFDRGTPWIRALADRLAYPQMFDLHNLGLAAYCGIFPMTLTTLSTLYNQCQRKTADPTVNDQTSSLAYNYQWLDRGTWIGAIAYPFIFGSPNLRLAVYCGIVLTTLALVIMATTLISLFDQYQPGPIRAPLAVKYCVSLAAIKSCRWTGIAPHVNIPPHLSLQIGAASAF, encoded by the exons ATGATTAAATTTTTGACAATGGTGAGACTTGCTCAAGTAGTATTTCGTATGGCACCATTGCTTCTGACATTTGGCCTGTGTCAAGAAG TCAGGGTTGTTGTTGGAGATGAATCGATCTGTCGCTTTTTTGATGATCCAAGTGGCTTAAAGAGGCATTTCATCCACACACTCGATGGATTCACATGCGATGTGATAGGAACTGACAACGACTGTGTGGAGGAACTCAGACGTAGAGGAGTGGTTACTGGTGATTGTGGACTTCTCACATCAACGTATTCAAAGTGTTTAGTGAATCGTACTCTAATAGCGAATGAGTGCTGTCATCAAGGACAGCAGCAAAACTGTTCAAATG GCACTACCGGACtgacag ACATTTCAACTGCTGCAACCTCAACTGTGCCCAATCTCAACAGTACAGCAG ATATCCCTGACCCACCCATGAAGGATGATAATG ACCCATACATTCCAGTATATTATGTTTTTGGAATCATCATCGCCCTTATCATCGTGGTGGTGGCGGTAGTATTCAGCGTCTGGTGTTATCATAAATATAAACTTAAATGTGTTTCTCCGTCAGTTCGTGATGATCCTGGTGGAGATAACCCACCTAATCAAG TAGGAAATCCAATTGTTGCGATTCCTATGGAAAATAGAGGCGCTGCCGGGGCCAGGGGTATTGACACTGACGGTCGTAGACAATCCAGTCCATCTCAGGAGAAGTCCCAGGACGCA TCTCAAGATGGATCGCAAGTACCGTCTACTACCGATACGAAACTATCTGCTAAAGAAAATGAATTGCGAAGACGCAAG CTTCCGACTGAGGAAACTAGACAGGAAATCACGAAAGAAG ACTCAGACTGGCTCCCTACTAGGACAGCTGCACCTTTCAGTGAAGATTCGGGCAAGGGTTGCACATCTAAATCTGTCATGCAGCCTTTCCCTAATACCTACAAGCCTCCTACTGTCGATTCAATCGTTCTA GACATGTCTTCCCCCAATGTACCGACTGCTTCTCAAGCTTCTGATGATGGAAACTCATCCTAcg tcCCTACACCGCCCAAGTCATCGTCCCTGGTTCGAAAGCAGGACCTCGTGACAGCACATATGAGCCACCTGG AATGTAAAGATGGTACCCAAGAGAAACCTTCGATGTCCTCTGTCGTACAAGGTTATATGCAGAGTTTGGATCAAG ATGACCAAGAGGCAGATGCATTTGTAGTGCAACAGAAGGTCAAGGTTGGAGGGGACATCTCAAGTGCTGTGGCTCACAAACAACGGAGCTGCTTTAAATCAGGAGGTACAG ATGACGAGACTCATGGCTCTGTCTCTGGGAAGGGCCCGCTAAAGAAGCACAAGTTCCCACCAGCTCACTTTGgaaatgtgggtgtggctatcATATGTGCACTGACCCTGGCTACATTTGTGTGTCATGGAAGGGGCTACACTTCTACTACTCTCCATCCCTCTTTAG CTTATAAGTACCGATGGTTTGATAGAGGCACACCCTGGATTAGAGCTCTTGCAGACAGACTGGCATACCCCCAGATGTTTGACCTCCATAATCTAGGACTAGCTGCATACTGTGGTATCTTCCCGATGACCTTAACTACGTTGAGTACCCTGTACAACCAATGTCAACGTAAGACTGCCGACCCAACTGTGAACGATCAAACCTCTTCTCTAG CTTATAATTACCAATGGCTTGATAGAGGCACCTGGATCGGAGCTATTGCGTACCCATTCATCTTTGGTTCCCCTAATCTACGACTAGCCGTATACTGTGGAATCGTACTGACGACATTGGCCCTCGTCATCATGGCAACAACACTCATCTCTCTGTTTGACCAATATCAGCCTGGGCCCATCCGTGCTCCTTTAGCTGTAAAGTATTGTGTTTCTCTGG CTGCTATAAAGTCCTGCAGATGGACTGGCATAGCACCTCATGTGAACATCCCTCCCCACCTCTCATTGCAGATTGGAGCAGCATCAGCATTTTAA
- the LOC135345713 gene encoding uncharacterized protein LOC135345713 isoform X7: MIKFLTMVRLAQVVFRMAPLLLTFGLCQEVRVVVGDESICRFFDDPSGLKRHFIHTLDGFTCDVIGTDNDCVEELRRRGVVTGDCGLLTSTYSKCLVNRTLIANECCHQGQQQNCSNGTTGLTGTCTYISTAATSTVPNLNSTADIPDPPMKDDNDPYIPVYYVFGIIIALIIVVVAVVFSVWCYHKYKLKCVSPSVRDDPGGDNPPNQVGNPIVAIPMENRGAAGARGIDTDGRRQSSPSQEKSQDASQDGSQVPSTTDTKLSAKENELRRRKLPTEETRQEITKEDSDWLPTRTAAPFSEDSGKGCTSKSVMQPFPNTYKPPTVDSIVLDMSSPNVPTASQASDDGNSSYVPTPPKSSSLVRKQDLVTAHMSHLECKDGTQEKPSMSSVVQGYMQSLDQDDQEADAFVVQQKVKVGGDISSAVAHKQRSCFKSGGTDDETHGSVSGKGPLKKHKFPPAHFGNVGVAIICALTLATFVCHGRGYTSTTLHPSLAYKYRWFDRGTPWIRALADRLAYPQMFDLHNLGLAAYCGIFPMTLTTLSTLYNQCQRKTADPTVNDQTSSLAYNYQWLDRGTWIGAIAYPFIFGSPNLRLAVYCGIVLTTLALVIMATTLISLFDQYQPGPIRAPLAVKYCVSLAAIKSCRWTGIAPHVNIPPHLSLQIGAASAF, translated from the exons ATGATTAAATTTTTGACAATGGTGAGACTTGCTCAAGTAGTATTTCGTATGGCACCATTGCTTCTGACATTTGGCCTGTGTCAAGAAG TCAGGGTTGTTGTTGGAGATGAATCGATCTGTCGCTTTTTTGATGATCCAAGTGGCTTAAAGAGGCATTTCATCCACACACTCGATGGATTCACATGCGATGTGATAGGAACTGACAACGACTGTGTGGAGGAACTCAGACGTAGAGGAGTGGTTACTGGTGATTGTGGACTTCTCACATCAACGTATTCAAAGTGTTTAGTGAATCGTACTCTAATAGCGAATGAGTGCTGTCATCAAGGACAGCAGCAAAACTGTTCAAATG GCACTACCGGACtgacaggtacatgtacat ACATTTCAACTGCTGCAACCTCAACTGTGCCCAATCTCAACAGTACAGCAG ATATCCCTGACCCACCCATGAAGGATGATAATG ACCCATACATTCCAGTATATTATGTTTTTGGAATCATCATCGCCCTTATCATCGTGGTGGTGGCGGTAGTATTCAGCGTCTGGTGTTATCATAAATATAAACTTAAATGTGTTTCTCCGTCAGTTCGTGATGATCCTGGTGGAGATAACCCACCTAATCAAG TAGGAAATCCAATTGTTGCGATTCCTATGGAAAATAGAGGCGCTGCCGGGGCCAGGGGTATTGACACTGACGGTCGTAGACAATCCAGTCCATCTCAGGAGAAGTCCCAGGACGCA TCTCAAGATGGATCGCAAGTACCGTCTACTACCGATACGAAACTATCTGCTAAAGAAAATGAATTGCGAAGACGCAAG CTTCCGACTGAGGAAACTAGACAGGAAATCACGAAAGAAG ACTCAGACTGGCTCCCTACTAGGACAGCTGCACCTTTCAGTGAAGATTCGGGCAAGGGTTGCACATCTAAATCTGTCATGCAGCCTTTCCCTAATACCTACAAGCCTCCTACTGTCGATTCAATCGTTCTA GACATGTCTTCCCCCAATGTACCGACTGCTTCTCAAGCTTCTGATGATGGAAACTCATCCTAcg tcCCTACACCGCCCAAGTCATCGTCCCTGGTTCGAAAGCAGGACCTCGTGACAGCACATATGAGCCACCTGG AATGTAAAGATGGTACCCAAGAGAAACCTTCGATGTCCTCTGTCGTACAAGGTTATATGCAGAGTTTGGATCAAG ATGACCAAGAGGCAGATGCATTTGTAGTGCAACAGAAGGTCAAGGTTGGAGGGGACATCTCAAGTGCTGTGGCTCACAAACAACGGAGCTGCTTTAAATCAGGAGGTACAG ATGACGAGACTCATGGCTCTGTCTCTGGGAAGGGCCCGCTAAAGAAGCACAAGTTCCCACCAGCTCACTTTGgaaatgtgggtgtggctatcATATGTGCACTGACCCTGGCTACATTTGTGTGTCATGGAAGGGGCTACACTTCTACTACTCTCCATCCCTCTTTAG CTTATAAGTACCGATGGTTTGATAGAGGCACACCCTGGATTAGAGCTCTTGCAGACAGACTGGCATACCCCCAGATGTTTGACCTCCATAATCTAGGACTAGCTGCATACTGTGGTATCTTCCCGATGACCTTAACTACGTTGAGTACCCTGTACAACCAATGTCAACGTAAGACTGCCGACCCAACTGTGAACGATCAAACCTCTTCTCTAG CTTATAATTACCAATGGCTTGATAGAGGCACCTGGATCGGAGCTATTGCGTACCCATTCATCTTTGGTTCCCCTAATCTACGACTAGCCGTATACTGTGGAATCGTACTGACGACATTGGCCCTCGTCATCATGGCAACAACACTCATCTCTCTGTTTGACCAATATCAGCCTGGGCCCATCCGTGCTCCTTTAGCTGTAAAGTATTGTGTTTCTCTGG CTGCTATAAAGTCCTGCAGATGGACTGGCATAGCACCTCATGTGAACATCCCTCCCCACCTCTCATTGCAGATTGGAGCAGCATCAGCATTTTAA
- the LOC135345713 gene encoding uncharacterized protein LOC135345713 isoform X6, whose product MIKFLTMVRLAQVVFRMAPLLLTFGLCQEVRVVVGDESICRFFDDPSGLKRHFIHTLDGFTCDVIGTDNDCVEELRRRGVVTGDCGLLTSTYSKCLVNRTLIANECCHQGQQQNCSNATSTQGTTGLTDISTAATSTVPNLNSTADIPDPPMKDDNDPYIPVYYVFGIIIALIIVVVAVVFSVWCYHKYKLKCVSPSVRDDPGGDNPPNQVGNPIVAIPMENRGAAGARGIDTDGRRQSSPSQEKSQDASQDGSQVPSTTDTKLSAKENELRRRKLPTEETRQEITKEDSDWLPTRTAAPFSEDSGKGCTSKSVMQPFPNTYKPPTVDSIVLDMSSPNVPTASQASDDGNSSYVPTPPKSSSLVRKQDLVTAHMSHLECKDGTQEKPSMSSVVQGYMQSLDQDDQEADAFVVQQKVKVGGDISSAVAHKQRSCFKSGGTDDETHGSVSGKGPLKKHKFPPAHFGNVGVAIICALTLATFVCHGRGYTSTTLHPSLAYKYRWFDRGTPWIRALADRLAYPQMFDLHNLGLAAYCGIFPMTLTTLSTLYNQCQRKTADPTVNDQTSSLAYNYQWLDRGTWIGAIAYPFIFGSPNLRLAVYCGIVLTTLALVIMATTLISLFDQYQPGPIRAPLAVKYCVSLAAIKSCRWTGIAPHVNIPPHLSLQIGAASAF is encoded by the exons ATGATTAAATTTTTGACAATGGTGAGACTTGCTCAAGTAGTATTTCGTATGGCACCATTGCTTCTGACATTTGGCCTGTGTCAAGAAG TCAGGGTTGTTGTTGGAGATGAATCGATCTGTCGCTTTTTTGATGATCCAAGTGGCTTAAAGAGGCATTTCATCCACACACTCGATGGATTCACATGCGATGTGATAGGAACTGACAACGACTGTGTGGAGGAACTCAGACGTAGAGGAGTGGTTACTGGTGATTGTGGACTTCTCACATCAACGTATTCAAAGTGTTTAGTGAATCGTACTCTAATAGCGAATGAGTGCTGTCATCAAGGACAGCAGCAAAACTGTTCAAATG CAACCTCTACTCAAGGCACTACCGGACtgacag ACATTTCAACTGCTGCAACCTCAACTGTGCCCAATCTCAACAGTACAGCAG ATATCCCTGACCCACCCATGAAGGATGATAATG ACCCATACATTCCAGTATATTATGTTTTTGGAATCATCATCGCCCTTATCATCGTGGTGGTGGCGGTAGTATTCAGCGTCTGGTGTTATCATAAATATAAACTTAAATGTGTTTCTCCGTCAGTTCGTGATGATCCTGGTGGAGATAACCCACCTAATCAAG TAGGAAATCCAATTGTTGCGATTCCTATGGAAAATAGAGGCGCTGCCGGGGCCAGGGGTATTGACACTGACGGTCGTAGACAATCCAGTCCATCTCAGGAGAAGTCCCAGGACGCA TCTCAAGATGGATCGCAAGTACCGTCTACTACCGATACGAAACTATCTGCTAAAGAAAATGAATTGCGAAGACGCAAG CTTCCGACTGAGGAAACTAGACAGGAAATCACGAAAGAAG ACTCAGACTGGCTCCCTACTAGGACAGCTGCACCTTTCAGTGAAGATTCGGGCAAGGGTTGCACATCTAAATCTGTCATGCAGCCTTTCCCTAATACCTACAAGCCTCCTACTGTCGATTCAATCGTTCTA GACATGTCTTCCCCCAATGTACCGACTGCTTCTCAAGCTTCTGATGATGGAAACTCATCCTAcg tcCCTACACCGCCCAAGTCATCGTCCCTGGTTCGAAAGCAGGACCTCGTGACAGCACATATGAGCCACCTGG AATGTAAAGATGGTACCCAAGAGAAACCTTCGATGTCCTCTGTCGTACAAGGTTATATGCAGAGTTTGGATCAAG ATGACCAAGAGGCAGATGCATTTGTAGTGCAACAGAAGGTCAAGGTTGGAGGGGACATCTCAAGTGCTGTGGCTCACAAACAACGGAGCTGCTTTAAATCAGGAGGTACAG ATGACGAGACTCATGGCTCTGTCTCTGGGAAGGGCCCGCTAAAGAAGCACAAGTTCCCACCAGCTCACTTTGgaaatgtgggtgtggctatcATATGTGCACTGACCCTGGCTACATTTGTGTGTCATGGAAGGGGCTACACTTCTACTACTCTCCATCCCTCTTTAG CTTATAAGTACCGATGGTTTGATAGAGGCACACCCTGGATTAGAGCTCTTGCAGACAGACTGGCATACCCCCAGATGTTTGACCTCCATAATCTAGGACTAGCTGCATACTGTGGTATCTTCCCGATGACCTTAACTACGTTGAGTACCCTGTACAACCAATGTCAACGTAAGACTGCCGACCCAACTGTGAACGATCAAACCTCTTCTCTAG CTTATAATTACCAATGGCTTGATAGAGGCACCTGGATCGGAGCTATTGCGTACCCATTCATCTTTGGTTCCCCTAATCTACGACTAGCCGTATACTGTGGAATCGTACTGACGACATTGGCCCTCGTCATCATGGCAACAACACTCATCTCTCTGTTTGACCAATATCAGCCTGGGCCCATCCGTGCTCCTTTAGCTGTAAAGTATTGTGTTTCTCTGG CTGCTATAAAGTCCTGCAGATGGACTGGCATAGCACCTCATGTGAACATCCCTCCCCACCTCTCATTGCAGATTGGAGCAGCATCAGCATTTTAA
- the LOC135345713 gene encoding uncharacterized protein LOC135345713 isoform X18 → MSAVIKDSSKTVQMGIRETISNSCTPIATSTQGTTGLTGTCTYISTAATSTVPNLNSTADIPDPPMKDDNDPYIPVYYVFGIIIALIIVVVAVVFSVWCYHKYKLKCVSPSVRDDPGGDNPPNQVGNPIVAIPMENRGAAGARGIDTDGRRQSSPSQEKSQDASQDGSQVPSTTDTKLSAKENELRRRKLPTEETRQEITKEDSDWLPTRTAAPFSEDSGKGCTSKSVMQPFPNTYKPPTVDSIVLDMSSPNVPTASQASDDGNSSYVPTPPKSSSLVRKQDLVTAHMSHLECKDGTQEKPSMSSVVQGYMQSLDQDDQEADAFVVQQKVKVGGDISSAVAHKQRSCFKSGGTDDETHGSVSGKGPLKKHKFPPAHFGNVGVAIICALTLATFVCHGRGYTSTTLHPSLAYKYRWFDRGTPWIRALADRLAYPQMFDLHNLGLAAYCGIFPMTLTTLSTLYNQCQRKTADPTVNDQTSSLAYNYQWLDRGTWIGAIAYPFIFGSPNLRLAVYCGIVLTTLALVIMATTLISLFDQYQPGPIRAPLAVKYCVSLAAIKSCRWTGIAPHVNIPPHLSLQIGAASAF, encoded by the exons ATGAGTGCTGTCATCAAGGACAGCAGCAAAACTGTTCAAATG GGTATTCGCGAAACAATCTCTAACTCCTGCACTCCAA TAGCAACCTCTACTCAAGGCACTACCGGACtgacaggtacatgtacat ACATTTCAACTGCTGCAACCTCAACTGTGCCCAATCTCAACAGTACAGCAG ATATCCCTGACCCACCCATGAAGGATGATAATG ACCCATACATTCCAGTATATTATGTTTTTGGAATCATCATCGCCCTTATCATCGTGGTGGTGGCGGTAGTATTCAGCGTCTGGTGTTATCATAAATATAAACTTAAATGTGTTTCTCCGTCAGTTCGTGATGATCCTGGTGGAGATAACCCACCTAATCAAG TAGGAAATCCAATTGTTGCGATTCCTATGGAAAATAGAGGCGCTGCCGGGGCCAGGGGTATTGACACTGACGGTCGTAGACAATCCAGTCCATCTCAGGAGAAGTCCCAGGACGCA TCTCAAGATGGATCGCAAGTACCGTCTACTACCGATACGAAACTATCTGCTAAAGAAAATGAATTGCGAAGACGCAAG CTTCCGACTGAGGAAACTAGACAGGAAATCACGAAAGAAG ACTCAGACTGGCTCCCTACTAGGACAGCTGCACCTTTCAGTGAAGATTCGGGCAAGGGTTGCACATCTAAATCTGTCATGCAGCCTTTCCCTAATACCTACAAGCCTCCTACTGTCGATTCAATCGTTCTA GACATGTCTTCCCCCAATGTACCGACTGCTTCTCAAGCTTCTGATGATGGAAACTCATCCTAcg tcCCTACACCGCCCAAGTCATCGTCCCTGGTTCGAAAGCAGGACCTCGTGACAGCACATATGAGCCACCTGG AATGTAAAGATGGTACCCAAGAGAAACCTTCGATGTCCTCTGTCGTACAAGGTTATATGCAGAGTTTGGATCAAG ATGACCAAGAGGCAGATGCATTTGTAGTGCAACAGAAGGTCAAGGTTGGAGGGGACATCTCAAGTGCTGTGGCTCACAAACAACGGAGCTGCTTTAAATCAGGAGGTACAG ATGACGAGACTCATGGCTCTGTCTCTGGGAAGGGCCCGCTAAAGAAGCACAAGTTCCCACCAGCTCACTTTGgaaatgtgggtgtggctatcATATGTGCACTGACCCTGGCTACATTTGTGTGTCATGGAAGGGGCTACACTTCTACTACTCTCCATCCCTCTTTAG CTTATAAGTACCGATGGTTTGATAGAGGCACACCCTGGATTAGAGCTCTTGCAGACAGACTGGCATACCCCCAGATGTTTGACCTCCATAATCTAGGACTAGCTGCATACTGTGGTATCTTCCCGATGACCTTAACTACGTTGAGTACCCTGTACAACCAATGTCAACGTAAGACTGCCGACCCAACTGTGAACGATCAAACCTCTTCTCTAG CTTATAATTACCAATGGCTTGATAGAGGCACCTGGATCGGAGCTATTGCGTACCCATTCATCTTTGGTTCCCCTAATCTACGACTAGCCGTATACTGTGGAATCGTACTGACGACATTGGCCCTCGTCATCATGGCAACAACACTCATCTCTCTGTTTGACCAATATCAGCCTGGGCCCATCCGTGCTCCTTTAGCTGTAAAGTATTGTGTTTCTCTGG CTGCTATAAAGTCCTGCAGATGGACTGGCATAGCACCTCATGTGAACATCCCTCCCCACCTCTCATTGCAGATTGGAGCAGCATCAGCATTTTAA
- the LOC135345713 gene encoding uncharacterized protein LOC135345713 isoform X23 gives MSAVIKDSSKTVQMGIRETISNSCTPSTTGLTDISTAATSTVPNLNSTADIPDPPMKDDNDPYIPVYYVFGIIIALIIVVVAVVFSVWCYHKYKLKCVSPSVRDDPGGDNPPNQVGNPIVAIPMENRGAAGARGIDTDGRRQSSPSQEKSQDASQDGSQVPSTTDTKLSAKENELRRRKLPTEETRQEITKEDSDWLPTRTAAPFSEDSGKGCTSKSVMQPFPNTYKPPTVDSIVLDMSSPNVPTASQASDDGNSSYVPTPPKSSSLVRKQDLVTAHMSHLECKDGTQEKPSMSSVVQGYMQSLDQDDQEADAFVVQQKVKVGGDISSAVAHKQRSCFKSGGTDDETHGSVSGKGPLKKHKFPPAHFGNVGVAIICALTLATFVCHGRGYTSTTLHPSLAYKYRWFDRGTPWIRALADRLAYPQMFDLHNLGLAAYCGIFPMTLTTLSTLYNQCQRKTADPTVNDQTSSLAYNYQWLDRGTWIGAIAYPFIFGSPNLRLAVYCGIVLTTLALVIMATTLISLFDQYQPGPIRAPLAVKYCVSLAAIKSCRWTGIAPHVNIPPHLSLQIGAASAF, from the exons ATGAGTGCTGTCATCAAGGACAGCAGCAAAACTGTTCAAATG GGTATTCGCGAAACAATCTCTAACTCCTGCACTCCAA GCACTACCGGACtgacag ACATTTCAACTGCTGCAACCTCAACTGTGCCCAATCTCAACAGTACAGCAG ATATCCCTGACCCACCCATGAAGGATGATAATG ACCCATACATTCCAGTATATTATGTTTTTGGAATCATCATCGCCCTTATCATCGTGGTGGTGGCGGTAGTATTCAGCGTCTGGTGTTATCATAAATATAAACTTAAATGTGTTTCTCCGTCAGTTCGTGATGATCCTGGTGGAGATAACCCACCTAATCAAG TAGGAAATCCAATTGTTGCGATTCCTATGGAAAATAGAGGCGCTGCCGGGGCCAGGGGTATTGACACTGACGGTCGTAGACAATCCAGTCCATCTCAGGAGAAGTCCCAGGACGCA TCTCAAGATGGATCGCAAGTACCGTCTACTACCGATACGAAACTATCTGCTAAAGAAAATGAATTGCGAAGACGCAAG CTTCCGACTGAGGAAACTAGACAGGAAATCACGAAAGAAG ACTCAGACTGGCTCCCTACTAGGACAGCTGCACCTTTCAGTGAAGATTCGGGCAAGGGTTGCACATCTAAATCTGTCATGCAGCCTTTCCCTAATACCTACAAGCCTCCTACTGTCGATTCAATCGTTCTA GACATGTCTTCCCCCAATGTACCGACTGCTTCTCAAGCTTCTGATGATGGAAACTCATCCTAcg tcCCTACACCGCCCAAGTCATCGTCCCTGGTTCGAAAGCAGGACCTCGTGACAGCACATATGAGCCACCTGG AATGTAAAGATGGTACCCAAGAGAAACCTTCGATGTCCTCTGTCGTACAAGGTTATATGCAGAGTTTGGATCAAG ATGACCAAGAGGCAGATGCATTTGTAGTGCAACAGAAGGTCAAGGTTGGAGGGGACATCTCAAGTGCTGTGGCTCACAAACAACGGAGCTGCTTTAAATCAGGAGGTACAG ATGACGAGACTCATGGCTCTGTCTCTGGGAAGGGCCCGCTAAAGAAGCACAAGTTCCCACCAGCTCACTTTGgaaatgtgggtgtggctatcATATGTGCACTGACCCTGGCTACATTTGTGTGTCATGGAAGGGGCTACACTTCTACTACTCTCCATCCCTCTTTAG CTTATAAGTACCGATGGTTTGATAGAGGCACACCCTGGATTAGAGCTCTTGCAGACAGACTGGCATACCCCCAGATGTTTGACCTCCATAATCTAGGACTAGCTGCATACTGTGGTATCTTCCCGATGACCTTAACTACGTTGAGTACCCTGTACAACCAATGTCAACGTAAGACTGCCGACCCAACTGTGAACGATCAAACCTCTTCTCTAG CTTATAATTACCAATGGCTTGATAGAGGCACCTGGATCGGAGCTATTGCGTACCCATTCATCTTTGGTTCCCCTAATCTACGACTAGCCGTATACTGTGGAATCGTACTGACGACATTGGCCCTCGTCATCATGGCAACAACACTCATCTCTCTGTTTGACCAATATCAGCCTGGGCCCATCCGTGCTCCTTTAGCTGTAAAGTATTGTGTTTCTCTGG CTGCTATAAAGTCCTGCAGATGGACTGGCATAGCACCTCATGTGAACATCCCTCCCCACCTCTCATTGCAGATTGGAGCAGCATCAGCATTTTAA